The Sorghum bicolor cultivar BTx623 unplaced genomic scaffold, Sorghum_bicolor_NCBIv3 super_2674, whole genome shotgun sequence genome includes the window TCTAGTCATCATTGTGTGTATCCAGCACTAGCATTGATCGACGTTTGCGCTGATCGCAATGGAGCTGACAGAAAACCAAACAATGCTCATGCTCGCATCACAAAATTGCAGGGATGTGACGCTTCTGTCCTGCTCGACTCCACCGAGGGCAACCTGGCAGAGAGGGACGCCAAGCCGAACAAGAGCCTCCGGGGATTTGGTTCCGTGGAGAGGGTGAAGGCCAAGCTCGAGGCCGCCTGCCCTAACACCGTTTCCTGTGCCGACGTCCTCACCCTCATGGCCCGTGATGCCGTTGTGCTGGCCAAGGGCCCCTCCTGGCCGGTGGCGCTCGGGAGGCGAGACGGCCGTGTGTCCAGCGCAACGGAGGCGGCCGAGCAGCTACCCCCAGCGCACGGTGACATCCCCCTGCTCACCAAGATTTTCGCTTCCAAAGGCCTCGACGTCAAGGACCTCGCCGTCCTCTCCGGCGCGCATACCCTTGGCACGGCGCACTGCCCGTCCTACGCCGGCCGGCTCTACAACTACAGCAGCGCCTACAACGCGGACCCCTCCCTCGACAGCGAGTACGCCGACAGGCTCAGGACGCGCTGCAAGAGCGTCGACGACAGGGCCATGCTTTCCGAGATGGATCCCGGCAGCTACAAGACCTTCGACACGAGCTACTATCGCCACGTTGCCAAGCGCAGGGGACTGTTCCAGTCCGACGCCGCGCT containing:
- the LOC8155322 gene encoding peroxidase 1, encoding MAIKHFVVMLLPMALLLLATGSSPVVAQLELGYYSKTCPNAEAIVRAEMEKIISAAPSLAGPLLRLHFHDCFVRGCDASVLLDSTEGNLAERDAKPNKSLRGFGSVERVKAKLEAACPNTVSCADVLTLMARDAVVLAKGPSWPVALGRRDGRVSSATEAAEQLPPAHGDIPLLTKIFASKGLDVKDLAVLSGAHTLGTAHCPSYAGRLYNYSSAYNADPSLDSEYADRLRTRCKSVDDRAMLSEMDPGSYKTFDTSYYRHVAKRRGLFQSDAALLTDATTREYVQRIATGKFDDVFFKDFSESMIKMGNVGVITGADGEIRKKCYIVN